One window from the genome of Paraneptunicella aestuarii encodes:
- a CDS encoding ferritin-like protein encodes MQSTFLVSRPSEVNPDNIGDALQQAIEIEIATIPVYLFTYYSINRTPTQDTITDELKAALLAQNKPGKPKYTEQAASEIALDLSAKIMVFANKAGASILSVVIEEMLHMSLSSNVKQALVGNPQLVDKGPSVWPAYLPGHEPAFPINRAKFSQDQLFTFMQIESPKELEGKMSKAEALPYITIGQFYSMIEKCIKKHFKDDDCYHTKRPQLVPKMGYYAQNDIDTLYYDKQHKPKFENAEDSGDLVHVVDKKSALKALDIIVDQGEGHAGGHQFKVVDGKDCVDCAPFTDGSFDDKQRSELAHFDKFNQLWCEMGQLDKEFEKYFGDKIDPKSYYIYNFAENPVTADYPEIIQKVSTLTNAVYSYLYVMTQACYHAEKNTQYEIFMFGIHKSMMWILGTLCGTLPGMKYIDKDGFQRNAAPTFENYSFNTASSPKQQIIELFNQAAAAYPGIAHIKDRIHDLPNVPLEGYLAKPGQPILA; translated from the coding sequence ATGCAGTCTACTTTTCTAGTATCCAGACCCAGTGAGGTAAACCCTGACAATATCGGCGATGCACTACAACAAGCCATCGAAATCGAAATTGCCACTATCCCGGTTTATCTCTTCACTTACTATTCAATTAACAGAACCCCCACTCAAGACACCATTACTGACGAATTAAAAGCGGCTTTATTGGCGCAAAACAAGCCGGGTAAGCCGAAATACACCGAGCAAGCCGCAAGCGAAATTGCACTGGATTTATCGGCGAAAATCATGGTGTTTGCTAACAAAGCCGGAGCCTCGATTCTGAGTGTGGTGATTGAAGAAATGCTGCATATGTCGTTGTCGTCGAATGTGAAGCAAGCCTTGGTGGGCAACCCTCAATTGGTGGATAAAGGCCCTTCGGTTTGGCCAGCGTATTTACCGGGGCATGAACCGGCATTTCCGATTAATCGTGCCAAATTTAGCCAGGATCAGCTGTTCACTTTTATGCAAATCGAGAGCCCCAAAGAGTTGGAAGGCAAGATGAGCAAAGCCGAGGCTTTGCCTTATATTACGATTGGCCAGTTTTACTCGATGATCGAGAAGTGCATTAAAAAGCACTTTAAAGATGACGATTGCTACCACACTAAACGTCCGCAATTAGTCCCTAAAATGGGCTATTACGCGCAAAACGATATTGATACCCTGTATTACGACAAGCAGCATAAGCCTAAATTTGAAAATGCCGAAGACAGCGGCGATTTAGTGCATGTGGTGGATAAAAAGTCGGCTTTGAAAGCACTTGATATCATTGTTGATCAAGGTGAAGGTCATGCTGGTGGTCATCAGTTTAAAGTGGTCGATGGCAAAGATTGTGTTGATTGTGCTCCGTTTACCGACGGCAGCTTTGACGATAAACAGCGCTCTGAATTAGCTCACTTCGATAAGTTTAATCAGCTTTGGTGTGAAATGGGGCAGTTGGATAAGGAATTTGAGAAATACTTCGGCGATAAAATCGATCCCAAGTCTTATTACATCTACAACTTTGCGGAAAATCCTGTCACGGCGGATTACCCGGAAATTATCCAAAAAGTGTCTACCTTGACTAATGCGGTTTACAGCTATTTGTATGTGATGACACAGGCTTGTTATCACGCAGAGAAAAACACGCAATATGAAATCTTCATGTTTGGTATTCATAAATCCATGATGTGGATTCTGGGTACTCTGTGCGGCACCTTGCCTGGCATGAAGTACATAGACAAGGATGGCTTTCAGCGTAATGCAGCACCTACATTTGAGAATTATTCTTTTAATACAGCCAGTTCACCCAAGCAGCAGATTATTGAGTTGTTTAATCAGGCGGCGGCTGCCTATCCGGGTATTGCACATATAAAAGATCGTATTCATGACTTGCCAAATGTGCCGCTAGAAGGGTATTTGGCAAAACCGGGTCAGCCAATTTTGGCTTGA
- a CDS encoding UPF0149 family protein — MFAISSAPEIPMPDVWLPWVVKGQGKIGDKDVDQLTSLLLALLKSRLNEMRDEQFFLPEGCTYTSDKNSSDALELWLTGLLFGHQQLEGVWQDAWKHIQNKAPDELPKLQRDLSHCLRMFSTFANPQLAIEQARQRGNPELEGKLPIIFKSFPKALKQYVDIAGKLVGYIPNQFEMYEEKPN; from the coding sequence GTGTTCGCTATTTCTTCGGCTCCTGAAATTCCCATGCCCGATGTCTGGCTGCCCTGGGTGGTGAAAGGTCAGGGGAAGATTGGGGATAAAGATGTCGATCAGTTGACCAGCTTGCTACTGGCGTTATTGAAATCACGATTGAACGAAATGCGTGATGAGCAGTTTTTCCTGCCGGAAGGTTGTACTTATACGTCGGATAAAAACAGCAGTGACGCGTTAGAATTGTGGCTAACTGGGCTCTTGTTTGGTCATCAACAGCTGGAAGGAGTATGGCAAGATGCCTGGAAACACATTCAGAATAAAGCGCCTGATGAGTTACCTAAATTACAGCGAGATTTGAGTCATTGTTTAAGGATGTTTTCGACCTTTGCTAATCCACAATTGGCGATTGAGCAGGCGCGACAGCGGGGCAATCCTGAGTTGGAAGGGAAGCTACCGATTATCTTTAAATCTTTTCCCAAGGCGTTAAAGCAGTATGTTGATATTGCCGGCAAGTTAGTGGGTTATATTCCCAATCAGTTTGAGATGTATGAGGAAAAGCCCAATTAG
- a CDS encoding methanogen output domain 1-containing protein, which translates to MENNNQTQRIPVRQLDVPLERDVFLRSLVRELSGVLEEVVGLQEAEGFISIVGQNMGNEIDSIYKQALQTNQLNKGQIADVLENLKARIQGEFYVITMDENKVVFGNHQCPFGDKVKDRPSLCMMTSNVFGTITANNNGYAKVHLKETIAQGAAGCQVTVYFTENEEADAVDGREYFKSE; encoded by the coding sequence ATGGAAAACAATAATCAGACACAACGCATTCCAGTTCGTCAGCTAGATGTCCCTCTGGAACGTGATGTGTTCCTGCGTAGCCTTGTTCGAGAGTTATCGGGTGTTCTTGAAGAAGTAGTAGGCCTGCAAGAAGCCGAAGGTTTCATTAGTATTGTGGGTCAAAACATGGGCAATGAAATTGACTCCATATACAAGCAAGCCCTTCAAACCAACCAGCTTAACAAGGGACAAATAGCCGACGTACTGGAGAATCTAAAGGCTCGTATACAAGGCGAGTTTTATGTGATCACGATGGATGAAAACAAGGTGGTATTCGGCAATCACCAATGTCCTTTTGGCGATAAAGTCAAAGATCGTCCCTCACTATGCATGATGACATCCAATGTGTTCGGCACAATTACCGCCAATAACAACGGCTATGCAAAAGTACATTTAAAAGAGACCATTGCTCAGGGTGCAGCAGGGTGCCAGGTAACTGTTTATTTTACGGAAAACGAAGAAGCAGATGCAGTTGACGGTCGTGAATATTTTAAATCGGAATAA
- a CDS encoding aspartoacylase — protein MDKINSVTIVGGTHGNEYSGIYLLRKWQKSSAAIQREGLTVDTLFANTSAFENNKRYLDCDLNRQFTHERLNDRTLSNYEESRAKVINAQIGPKGAAKSDFIIDLHNTTSNMGPSLILLQSDAFNVKMAAYVKQHMPEAVIIMEDQIPMDEQPYLCSITKQGVIVEVGPQPQSVIRQDVLEWMETLTTHILDYLELYNADKLPALPASVEVYEYTETLTLPMDEHGERIGMVHRNVQDQDFKALNPGDPIIALFDGGEICWEGDYVAYPHFINEAAYYDNNLAMSLAKKRVLEVP, from the coding sequence TTGGATAAGATCAATTCAGTCACCATTGTTGGTGGCACTCACGGTAACGAATATTCAGGAATTTATCTTTTACGTAAGTGGCAAAAATCATCTGCTGCCATCCAACGAGAAGGATTAACTGTCGACACTCTGTTCGCCAATACAAGTGCATTCGAAAACAACAAACGCTATCTGGATTGCGACTTAAATCGTCAATTCACTCATGAACGTTTAAATGATCGCACCTTAAGCAACTACGAAGAAAGTAGAGCTAAAGTGATCAACGCACAAATTGGCCCCAAAGGTGCCGCCAAATCTGACTTTATTATTGATTTGCATAACACCACCAGCAATATGGGCCCTTCGCTAATATTGCTTCAATCTGATGCGTTTAACGTTAAAATGGCAGCTTATGTGAAACAACACATGCCAGAAGCGGTTATCATCATGGAAGATCAAATTCCGATGGATGAACAACCTTACCTGTGCTCTATCACCAAACAAGGCGTGATAGTAGAAGTAGGCCCGCAGCCGCAATCGGTCATTCGTCAAGACGTGTTGGAATGGATGGAAACCCTCACCACTCACATTCTTGATTATCTGGAATTATACAACGCAGACAAATTACCGGCTTTACCCGCCAGCGTAGAAGTGTATGAATACACCGAAACGCTCACGCTCCCAATGGACGAGCACGGCGAACGTATTGGTATGGTACACAGAAATGTGCAGGATCAAGACTTCAAGGCACTGAATCCTGGCGATCCGATCATCGCCCTGTTTGACGGTGGCGAAATTTGCTGGGAAGGCGACTACGTGGCATACCCACACTTCATCAACGAAGCCGCCTACTACGACAACAACCTTGCCATGTCGTTAGCAAAAAAGCGCGTTCTGGAAGTGCCTTAA
- a CDS encoding GAF domain-containing sensor histidine kinase: protein MLLKLEMLLLELSATKEIDSGNLGVASKKIMDVCCEGLNIARSSMWKVTDNTMECQLLVDHGERQPTDSLVLIKSHYPIYFRALSKGRVIIANDAHNNKSTFEFSQSYFMPNNINSILDIPIRHKGEMVGIIRCEYQGDKLRKWTPDEVVFGCTLAELYGRALSSAEKVNYEKKLEEINANLEKIVEERTAQLEQKIADLRTTQVQLVESEKMAALGALVAGVAHEINTPVGVSVTAASHLSDKVNSYKLKYQNDELTCDDFEKLINSTTQACQLILSNLYRAGNLIQSFKKIAVDQASDELRNVRLHEYMQEIIASLSPNLKKLNPNIILECSDTLVTYTHPGALSQIFTNLIMNSLLHGFEAPFDRKATIEIHIVENNGFINIQYRDNGHGIPEDKLTKIFNPFFTTKRDNGGSGLGMHIVYNLVSQTLGGQIHVTSEVEKGTEFMINFPFKSAKST from the coding sequence ATGTTGTTAAAATTAGAAATGCTCTTACTTGAGCTAAGCGCCACAAAAGAGATTGATTCTGGGAACCTAGGCGTCGCCAGCAAAAAAATTATGGATGTTTGCTGTGAAGGGCTGAATATTGCACGTTCCAGCATGTGGAAAGTGACAGACAACACAATGGAATGCCAACTTCTGGTGGATCACGGAGAAAGGCAACCCACCGATTCTCTTGTGCTGATTAAATCCCATTACCCAATCTATTTTAGAGCCTTAAGCAAAGGCAGAGTCATCATTGCCAACGATGCCCACAACAATAAATCTACCTTTGAATTCAGCCAATCTTACTTCATGCCCAACAACATCAACTCCATTCTCGATATTCCTATTCGCCACAAAGGTGAAATGGTCGGCATTATCCGATGTGAATATCAAGGCGACAAACTACGCAAATGGACACCCGATGAAGTGGTATTTGGTTGTACATTGGCAGAACTTTACGGCAGAGCACTGAGTAGCGCCGAAAAAGTAAACTATGAGAAAAAGCTGGAAGAAATAAATGCCAATCTGGAAAAAATCGTGGAAGAAAGAACTGCTCAACTTGAGCAGAAGATAGCCGACCTCAGAACCACTCAGGTGCAATTGGTAGAGTCGGAAAAAATGGCGGCATTAGGCGCCCTTGTTGCGGGTGTCGCCCATGAAATTAACACGCCCGTGGGCGTAAGCGTCACCGCAGCATCACACCTGTCCGACAAAGTGAACAGCTACAAACTAAAATATCAAAACGATGAGCTGACCTGTGATGACTTCGAAAAACTTATCAATTCAACAACACAAGCTTGCCAGTTAATTCTGAGTAACCTGTATCGCGCAGGCAATCTGATCCAAAGCTTTAAGAAGATAGCCGTTGATCAGGCCAGTGATGAACTTCGTAACGTAAGATTGCACGAATATATGCAGGAGATTATTGCCAGCTTGTCACCTAACCTAAAAAAACTAAACCCCAACATTATTCTCGAATGCAGTGACACGTTAGTCACCTATACTCATCCGGGAGCCCTGTCTCAAATTTTCACAAACCTCATCATGAATTCGCTTTTACATGGCTTTGAAGCACCTTTCGACAGGAAAGCAACGATTGAGATACACATTGTAGAAAATAATGGATTCATCAACATTCAATATCGCGATAATGGTCATGGAATACCGGAAGACAAGCTGACGAAAATATTTAATCCCTTTTTCACTACCAAACGAGACAATGGGGGCAGCGGATTAGGTATGCATATTGTTTATAATCTGGTGTCGCAAACTCTGGGAGGACAAATTCACGTTACCAGCGAAGTAGAAAAAGGCACAGAGTTTATGATTAACTTCCCTTTTAAAAGCGCTAAAAGTACATAA
- a CDS encoding GNAT family N-acetyltransferase, whose product MQGFKISSNTTDMDLKVIHHFLTNSYWAKGVPFDLVERAIQHSLCFGVFTNNNEQVGFARMITDRTSFAYLADVFIIEDYRGKGLSKWLMQEIMRHPDLQGLRRMVLVTADAHGLYEQVGFKPLAKPEGYMELWRPDVYQVI is encoded by the coding sequence ATGCAAGGGTTCAAAATTAGTAGCAATACTACAGATATGGACTTAAAGGTTATCCATCATTTTCTAACCAACTCATACTGGGCGAAGGGTGTGCCCTTTGATCTGGTTGAGCGTGCGATTCAGCATTCTCTCTGCTTCGGGGTATTCACAAACAACAACGAGCAAGTGGGCTTTGCACGCATGATCACCGACCGCACCTCTTTTGCCTATTTGGCGGATGTGTTCATCATCGAAGATTATAGAGGAAAGGGACTGAGTAAATGGCTAATGCAAGAGATTATGCGCCATCCCGACCTTCAAGGACTACGACGCATGGTACTGGTTACTGCCGATGCGCACGGTTTGTATGAACAAGTGGGATTCAAACCACTCGCCAAGCCAGAAGGCTATATGGAACTCTGGCGGCCTGATGTTTATCAGGTTATTTAA
- a CDS encoding HvfC/BufC N-terminal domain-containing protein, translated as MSEQLKSIQQSFIQALLNPQASEVFAEQVESSQALSARQHLAIYQRSYIARLQQCMAAQFNALKQALGEQLFFMFTAEYLQANPSKSYTLNNLGEGFADFLRATRPDKDESEQEDWPSFIIELAEFEYLLNVLFDAPEPQGYSVANSETPETELFLNPVNQICKHQYPVCRYFTMLKAQQQVDIPMPEPEYCIVVRHNYRLGMVELKTDLERQLMNELASGKTWCSLDKERRDVFAIKMKWLTAGVLVSSSVC; from the coding sequence ATGAGCGAGCAATTAAAGAGTATTCAACAGAGCTTTATCCAGGCGTTATTGAACCCACAAGCAAGTGAGGTTTTTGCTGAACAGGTTGAGTCATCACAAGCGCTGAGTGCTCGACAGCATCTGGCTATTTACCAGAGAAGTTACATCGCTCGCTTGCAACAATGTATGGCAGCGCAGTTTAATGCTTTGAAACAGGCGTTGGGTGAGCAATTGTTCTTTATGTTTACTGCTGAATACCTGCAAGCGAACCCATCAAAAAGCTACACCCTGAATAATCTGGGGGAAGGTTTCGCTGACTTTTTGCGAGCCACTCGACCAGACAAAGATGAGTCTGAACAGGAAGATTGGCCTTCGTTTATTATTGAGTTAGCGGAGTTTGAATACTTGCTCAATGTGCTATTCGATGCTCCCGAACCTCAAGGATATAGCGTTGCAAACTCAGAAACTCCCGAAACAGAATTATTCCTCAACCCCGTTAACCAGATATGCAAACATCAATACCCGGTGTGTCGATATTTCACCATGCTAAAAGCACAACAACAGGTGGATATTCCTATGCCCGAGCCAGAATACTGTATCGTGGTGCGCCACAACTATCGACTCGGTATGGTGGAACTCAAAACGGACCTGGAAAGGCAATTGATGAATGAACTGGCAAGTGGGAAAACTTGGTGTAGTTTGGATAAAGAAAGGCGAGATGTTTTTGCTATTAAAATGAAATGGTTGACGGCGGGAGTATTGGTAAGTTCGAGCGTTTGCTGA
- a CDS encoding PAS domain-containing sensor histidine kinase: MNIKTCADIIAVLPEAILLLDSGGNVLSANSAALTLLKREKTQVENRPVASLLTSLDETKVQPNLKRWLSSKKSTPTKLNFLVDNISCNMTCAGNLIIPQQDGCNALVMLRLTENKSQISAFQALTTKTQQQEKEIRLRRKTEKELEEKERKARMILNAASDAIFGVDESLHCIFANKVCLDILGCHSLEEINDHGIFNILYPVSGNATEQEVFQRLLDAHHQKHSHDSQDATFKTLSKSLISVELTLVPYSDMNGNSGSVITFRDISVRKTTEAQLIRSQQSLKQAQSIANIGSWEWDLQHEEIYWTDQVYRILDLEPQLFRPDYNAFLAFVPKEERAGLDKAIQDFKAQLQGELNIEHSVLESNGTTKIVNLRAKLFNDDNGKPTKIIGSIQDITEKKLAEEEIRSLNADLELRVEERTAALNTSNVALQQSLDQLQQTQHQLVESEKMAALGGLVAGVAHEINTPVGVSVTAASHLSTKLNTYKQKYLADELTCDDFERLIDSSSKACGLILNNLERAANLISSFKKIAVDQTSDEPRKLNMRQYLDEIISSLTPQLKRLNPDIQIDCDESLNFYTHPGAISQVLTNLVMNSIVHGFEEPTGRKETISISVEHDNNNVTIHYLDNGKGLNEEQKAKIFNPFFTTKRDSGGSGLGMHIVYNLVSQTLQGTITLILNQQEGVGFIITFPLHTDAQQRGVRESAL; this comes from the coding sequence GTGAATATCAAAACCTGTGCAGACATTATTGCCGTTTTACCAGAAGCCATTTTGTTGTTGGATTCTGGTGGCAATGTGTTATCCGCCAATTCAGCGGCACTAACCTTGCTTAAGCGTGAAAAGACACAGGTTGAAAACCGGCCTGTCGCCTCTTTGCTTACATCCTTGGACGAAACGAAAGTTCAGCCTAATCTCAAGCGCTGGCTGTCATCAAAAAAAAGTACGCCCACCAAACTCAATTTCCTGGTTGATAATATATCGTGCAATATGACCTGTGCAGGAAACCTCATCATTCCCCAGCAGGATGGATGTAATGCTTTAGTAATGCTCAGACTAACAGAAAATAAATCCCAAATTTCCGCTTTTCAGGCACTAACCACAAAGACCCAACAGCAAGAAAAAGAAATCCGGCTCAGACGCAAAACAGAAAAAGAACTGGAAGAAAAAGAACGAAAAGCTCGAATGATACTAAATGCAGCAAGTGACGCCATATTTGGTGTAGATGAGTCACTCCATTGCATATTCGCAAACAAAGTCTGTCTGGACATCCTGGGTTGTCACTCACTGGAAGAAATTAACGACCATGGCATTTTTAATATTTTATACCCGGTATCAGGCAACGCCACAGAACAGGAGGTTTTCCAACGATTACTTGATGCACACCATCAAAAGCATTCTCACGATTCACAAGACGCAACGTTTAAAACCCTATCAAAATCACTCATTTCCGTAGAGCTTACGTTAGTTCCTTATTCTGATATGAATGGCAATAGTGGCTCAGTTATTACTTTTAGAGACATAAGTGTCAGAAAGACAACCGAAGCCCAGCTTATACGAAGCCAACAAAGCCTTAAACAAGCACAAAGCATTGCCAACATTGGAAGCTGGGAGTGGGACTTACAGCATGAAGAAATCTATTGGACAGATCAGGTCTATCGAATTTTGGATTTGGAACCCCAGCTATTTCGCCCTGATTACAACGCATTTCTAGCCTTTGTCCCCAAAGAGGAGCGTGCCGGGTTAGACAAAGCTATTCAGGATTTTAAAGCGCAACTTCAAGGGGAACTCAATATTGAACACAGTGTTTTGGAATCGAATGGTACAACCAAAATAGTTAACCTGAGAGCAAAACTATTCAATGATGATAATGGCAAGCCAACCAAGATTATTGGTTCAATTCAGGACATCACCGAAAAGAAACTTGCAGAAGAAGAAATCCGCTCTTTGAATGCAGATCTGGAATTACGTGTAGAAGAAAGAACCGCGGCACTAAACACCAGCAACGTGGCGTTACAACAATCACTTGACCAATTACAACAAACACAGCATCAACTGGTTGAATCAGAAAAAATGGCCGCACTTGGCGGATTAGTGGCAGGTGTAGCACATGAAATAAACACTCCCGTCGGCGTCAGCGTTACCGCAGCCTCTCATCTATCAACCAAATTAAACACCTATAAACAAAAATATTTAGCCGACGAACTCACCTGTGATGATTTTGAACGCCTGATTGACTCATCCAGTAAGGCCTGCGGGCTGATATTAAATAACCTGGAACGAGCAGCAAACCTGATAAGCAGTTTCAAAAAGATTGCCGTTGATCAAACCAGCGACGAACCAAGAAAGCTAAACATGCGCCAATATCTGGATGAGATTATTTCCAGTCTGACTCCCCAATTAAAACGCCTAAACCCCGATATTCAGATTGACTGCGATGAGTCCCTGAATTTCTACACGCATCCCGGAGCTATATCCCAGGTACTCACCAATCTGGTCATGAACTCGATCGTACATGGTTTTGAAGAACCAACAGGGCGCAAAGAAACCATTAGTATTAGCGTCGAGCACGATAATAACAACGTCACCATACACTATCTGGATAACGGTAAAGGACTGAATGAGGAACAAAAAGCCAAGATATTCAACCCCTTCTTTACCACCAAGAGAGACAGCGGCGGAAGCGGTTTGGGCATGCACATTGTGTATAACCTGGTATCGCAAACCCTGCAAGGAACAATCACCCTAATCCTTAATCAACAAGAAGGTGTTGGATTCATCATTACCTTTCCACTGCATACCGATGCACAGCAAAGGGGAGTTAGAGAAAGTGCGCTGTAA
- the bufB gene encoding MNIO family bufferin maturase, with amino-acid sequence MSSGESIKQPAFDEQAVLSKRILSRLGLGLRSQHFNHILQHRPDVAWFEIISENFMDSGGRPRYILNQIAEHYPIAMHGVSLSIGSVDELDRQYLASLKKLVDDIQPKWVSDHLCWTGVLNLNSHDLLPLPLTEESLLHVCSRIEQVQDYLNRSLVLENPSTYLQFKHSTIPEWEFFSEMVARTGCEMLLDVNNVYVSSFNNHFDPIEYLKGLPHKAIRQMHLAGHEHCGDYIIDTHDQPVSSQVWPLFQLAWQLTGGVDTCLEWDGNIPDFAGYLAELHKAKQVLMQELDIGSESAGMPTGKGAVATPIDFIVPDATAEWTDTDVALEEKSWA; translated from the coding sequence GTGAGTAGTGGAGAATCTATCAAGCAGCCTGCTTTTGACGAGCAGGCTGTTTTATCCAAGCGCATTTTATCCCGATTGGGATTAGGGCTGCGTAGCCAACATTTCAATCATATTTTGCAGCATCGTCCCGATGTGGCGTGGTTTGAGATCATTTCCGAGAACTTCATGGATTCGGGAGGGCGGCCTCGTTATATCCTCAATCAAATTGCTGAACATTATCCCATCGCGATGCATGGCGTTTCCCTGTCCATAGGCAGTGTTGATGAACTGGATCGACAGTATTTGGCGTCGTTAAAGAAACTGGTTGATGACATCCAACCCAAATGGGTGAGTGATCATTTGTGTTGGACAGGTGTGTTAAATCTGAATTCCCATGACTTGTTGCCGCTGCCTTTAACCGAGGAGTCGCTGTTGCATGTGTGTTCCCGTATTGAACAGGTTCAGGATTATCTGAATCGGTCATTGGTATTGGAAAATCCAAGTACCTATTTGCAGTTTAAGCACTCGACTATTCCTGAATGGGAGTTTTTCAGCGAAATGGTGGCACGAACGGGCTGCGAAATGCTGTTGGATGTGAACAATGTTTACGTGTCTTCGTTTAACAACCATTTTGATCCGATTGAATATCTGAAAGGTTTGCCACATAAGGCGATTCGGCAGATGCATTTGGCGGGACATGAGCATTGTGGTGATTACATTATTGATACTCATGATCAACCTGTCTCTAGTCAGGTTTGGCCGTTGTTTCAACTGGCATGGCAGTTGACTGGTGGGGTTGATACTTGTCTGGAATGGGACGGTAACATCCCGGATTTTGCCGGATATTTGGCTGAACTGCACAAAGCAAAACAAGTGTTGATGCAGGAGTTAGATATTGGTAGTGAAAGCGCCGGTATGCCCACTGGTAAGGGAGCCGTGGCAACCCCCATTGATTTTATTGTGCCGGATGCCACTGCGGAATGGACGGATACTGACGTTGCGCTGGAAGAGAAGAGCTGGGCTTGA